The Campylobacter concisus sequence TAAAGAGTATAGTGAGCTCTTTGAAAAATTTTTAAGACAAACTGACGTCGTTGTAAGAGAGAATGAACATTATGTGGTCGTGCTTCATGGAACAAATGAAAGAGGAGCTAGCGAACTATTATCAGGTATTCAGGAGTTTTTAAACGCTGAGCCAATTGATTTGATTGTAAGCTATCCAAAAGATGGAAGAAATGCTAAAGAGCTTACTACTAAGCTTCAAGATGAGATAAAAGATAATTACGGCGTATTGCTTGAAATGCTTTCAAATCAAGAAAAATTTGAAGCTTTTGAAAGCATGATTTAATATAATTTTGTGGAGTTTGTTTGGAGAATTTACTACTATTTTTTGCAGTTTTGCTTATAACCAGTATTCTTCTTAGCAAGATCTCTGATAAATTTGGAATTCCATCTTTAATAATATTTTTAGGCGTTGGTATGCTAGCTGGCTCAGATGGGCTGCTTGGTGTAAATTTTGATGATCAAATGATCGCTCAAAATGTCGGCATGCTAGCACTTATGTTTATACTTTACGCTGGTGGGCTAGATACTGAT is a genomic window containing:
- a CDS encoding pyridoxal-5'-phosphate-dependent protein yields the protein MAAKIFSPDDILSIIDLEIAFINRYKNVKDYAKNLSLIYFSLPSTKEYSELFEKFLRQTDVVVRENEHYVVVLHGTNERGASELLSGIQEFLNAEPIDLIVSYPKDGRNAKELTTKLQDEIKDNYGVLLEMLSNQEKFEAFESMI